The [Actinobacillus] rossii genome contains a region encoding:
- a CDS encoding transposase, translating to MSKIKSKQKRKLSCFITYNPLIKHKTGLLNLAEELGNISQACKAMGMSRDTFYRYQQAVEQGGVEALLNQTRRVPNIKNRVDEHIEQAVVKFALDFPAYGQVRVSNELRKQGVFVSAGGVRSIWLRHNLANFKQRLNALEKEVAEKGIILNESQVQALERKKEDDISSGEIETAHPGYLGSQDTFYVGNLKGVGRIYQQTFVDTYSKVAFAKLYTMKTAIAAADMLNDKVLPFFEAQGLPMLRILTDRGSEYCGKVENHDYELYLAINDIEHTKTKVKHPQTNGICERFHKTILQEFYQVAFRKKIYTDLATLQADLDEWLMYYNHHRTHQGKMCCGRTPMATLLDGKGIWAEKNLSSN from the coding sequence GTGTCTAAAATTAAATCTAAACAAAAAAGGAAACTCTCATGTTTTATTACTTACAATCCGCTCATTAAACACAAGACCGGTTTACTCAATTTAGCAGAAGAACTCGGAAACATTTCTCAAGCTTGCAAAGCGATGGGGATGAGCCGAGATACATTCTATCGCTATCAACAAGCCGTAGAGCAAGGCGGTGTTGAAGCATTACTTAATCAAACTCGTCGGGTACCGAATATCAAAAATCGAGTAGACGAGCACATTGAGCAAGCTGTTGTAAAATTTGCCCTAGATTTTCCAGCTTACGGACAAGTTCGAGTGAGTAACGAACTTCGCAAGCAAGGTGTGTTTGTTTCAGCCGGTGGTGTTCGTTCCATTTGGCTACGTCATAATCTTGCTAACTTTAAACAGCGTTTAAATGCACTAGAGAAAGAAGTAGCTGAGAAAGGCATTATTCTAAATGAAAGTCAAGTCCAAGCCTTGGAACGTAAGAAAGAGGATGATATATCGAGTGGAGAAATTGAAACCGCTCATCCGGGCTATTTAGGTTCACAAGATACCTTTTATGTAGGTAATTTAAAAGGTGTTGGACGCATTTATCAGCAAACATTTGTTGATACTTATAGCAAGGTTGCTTTTGCAAAGCTCTACACAATGAAAACCGCAATTGCCGCTGCAGATATGCTCAATGATAAAGTCCTGCCGTTCTTTGAAGCCCAAGGATTACCGATGTTGCGTATTCTCACCGACCGTGGCAGTGAATATTGTGGCAAAGTGGAAAATCACGATTATGAACTTTATTTAGCGATAAATGACATAGAGCATACTAAAACGAAAGTGAAGCATCCACAGACGAATGGTATCTGTGAACGTTTTCATAAGACTATCTTACAAGAATTTTACCAAGTCGCATTTAGGAAGAAAATATATACGGATTTAGCGACATTACAAGCTGATTTAGATGAGTGGTTAATGTATTATAATCACCATCGAACACATCAAGGAAAAATGTGCTGTGGCAGAACACCGATGGCAACATTACTTGATGGAAAAGGGATTTGGGCAGAAAAGAATTTAAGCTCAAATTAA
- a CDS encoding Transposase and inactivated derivatives codes for MNEKQLHALAAEFAKNLKTPEDLNQFSRMLKKITVEAALNGELTDHLGYEKHQPGKGKNARNGYTSKTVICDEGEIEIETPRDRDCTFEPQLIKKNQTRITGMDEQIIALYAKGLSNQEIVEMFKELYDADVSTSLISRVTDAVKERVMEWQNRPLDTVYPIVYPDCIVVKVRQDGRIINKSVFVALGVNLEGHKELLGLWIAENEGAKFWANVLTELQNRGLKDIFIACVDGLKGFPEAINAVYPKTKIQLCIVHLVRNSLKFVSWKDYKAVTADLKQVYQAQTEAQARENLTALSQKWQAKYPLVAKGWEDNRANIATFFDYPADIRKAIYTTNAVESLNSVIRRVIKKRNVFPTDDSVFKVIWLAIKDASKKWTMPIQNRKPAMNRFMIDFGDRLDDHR; via the coding sequence ATGAACGAAAAACAACTTCACGCCTTGGCAGCGGAATTTGCCAAAAACCTAAAAACACCGGAAGATCTCAATCAATTTTCACGGATGCTCAAAAAAATCACCGTCGAGGCTGCGTTAAATGGTGAACTGACCGACCATCTTGGTTATGAAAAACACCAGCCTGGAAAAGGTAAAAATGCACGTAACGGTTACACATCTAAGACCGTCATTTGTGATGAAGGTGAGATAGAAATTGAGACGCCTCGTGACCGTGACTGCACCTTTGAACCGCAACTTATCAAGAAAAACCAAACCCGCATCACAGGAATGGATGAGCAGATTATTGCCTTATATGCCAAGGGTTTAAGTAATCAGGAAATCGTTGAAATGTTCAAAGAACTCTATGATGCGGATGTGTCAACCAGCCTGATTTCTCGCGTTACCGACGCCGTGAAAGAACGCGTAATGGAATGGCAAAATCGCCCGCTTGATACGGTTTATCCAATTGTTTACCCGGATTGTATCGTAGTGAAAGTACGCCAAGATGGACGAATTATCAACAAATCCGTGTTTGTTGCCTTGGGTGTGAATCTTGAAGGACATAAAGAGTTATTGGGGCTTTGGATTGCTGAAAATGAAGGTGCGAAGTTCTGGGCGAATGTGCTGACAGAGCTTCAAAATCGAGGCTTGAAAGACATTTTTATTGCCTGTGTAGACGGTTTAAAAGGCTTCCCGGAAGCCATCAATGCAGTCTATCCTAAAACGAAGATTCAGCTTTGCATTGTGCATTTAGTGCGTAACAGCTTGAAATTCGTTTCGTGGAAAGATTACAAAGCCGTCACCGCAGATTTAAAGCAGGTTTATCAGGCCCAGACGGAAGCACAAGCTCGCGAAAATCTGACCGCACTTTCGCAAAAATGGCAGGCAAAATACCCGCTTGTGGCGAAAGGCTGGGAAGATAACCGGGCAAATATAGCCACATTTTTTGATTATCCGGCTGATATTCGTAAAGCGATTTATACCACGAATGCCGTGGAATCGCTTAATAGCGTGATTCGTCGCGTGATTAAAAAACGAAATGTATTCCCGACGGATGATTCAGTTTTCAAAGTGATTTGGCTTGCGATTAAAGATGCATCAAAAAAATGGACAATGCCGATTCAGAACCGGAAACCGGCGATGAATCGATTTATGATTGATTTTGGTGATCGCCTAGACGATCACCGTTAA